The following proteins come from a genomic window of Corallococcus sp. NCRR:
- a CDS encoding IS630 family transposase produces the protein MPSLDAQYVQRMEDVLALYEKPFSRREPVVCFDERPVQLLDSKRDVLPMHPGAVARRDFEYVRCGTANLFCAVEPQTGRHFVKATRCRKAADFAEAVRDLARRYPNARKIHLVLDNLNIHTRFSLTRRFGWKQGLRLWSRFCVHYTPVHGSWLNQAEIEVSLVSRQCLGHQRIASVETLRDRTRAWERDANRHRVPIRWAFTTAKARHTFHYQPEDFIRDED, from the coding sequence GTGCCCAGCCTGGATGCCCAGTACGTCCAGCGCATGGAGGACGTGCTGGCCCTTTACGAGAAGCCCTTCAGCCGACGTGAGCCCGTCGTCTGCTTCGACGAGAGGCCCGTACAACTGCTGGACTCCAAGCGAGACGTGCTGCCCATGCACCCTGGCGCTGTCGCTCGGCGTGACTTCGAATATGTCCGGTGTGGCACCGCCAATCTCTTCTGCGCGGTGGAGCCGCAGACAGGGCGCCACTTCGTCAAGGCGACGCGCTGCCGCAAGGCCGCTGATTTCGCGGAAGCGGTGCGGGACCTGGCGCGCCGCTACCCCAACGCCCGAAAGATTCACCTCGTGCTGGACAACCTCAACATCCACACACGTTTCTCGCTGACACGTCGCTTTGGATGGAAGCAGGGCCTGCGCCTGTGGAGTCGCTTCTGCGTGCACTACACGCCTGTGCACGGCAGCTGGCTCAATCAGGCTGAAATCGAGGTGAGCCTCGTCTCGCGTCAATGCCTGGGACACCAGCGCATCGCTTCCGTGGAGACCCTGCGCGACAGGACTCGCGCCTGGGAACGCGATGCCAACCGCCACCGCGTTCCCATTCGCTGGGCCTTCACCACCGCCAAGGCCCGGCACACCTTCCACTACCAACCGGAGGACTTCATCCGGGACGAGGACTAG
- a CDS encoding helix-turn-helix domain-containing protein, whose translation MQEPGVKLKQAEKEALDALMRRGRHSVRVLKRARALQLLGEGWTGVAAAEAAGLSERTVRQVRGRYRREGLDAALQERPRPGRQRRFTPGQASQVVALVCSSPPEGYARWTLSLLVREVVGRGIVPHVGMETVRELLQRHDLKPWREKKVVRAQPGCPVRPAHGGRAGPLREALQPT comes from the coding sequence ATGCAGGAGCCTGGCGTGAAGCTGAAGCAGGCGGAGAAGGAGGCGCTGGACGCGCTGATGCGCCGGGGCCGGCATTCGGTGCGGGTGTTGAAGCGAGCACGGGCCCTGCAGTTGCTGGGGGAAGGCTGGACGGGTGTGGCCGCTGCAGAAGCTGCGGGCCTCTCGGAGCGGACGGTGCGGCAGGTGCGAGGGCGCTACCGGCGCGAAGGCCTTGATGCTGCCCTCCAGGAGAGGCCACGGCCTGGGCGCCAGCGACGCTTCACTCCCGGGCAGGCCTCCCAAGTCGTGGCGCTGGTGTGCAGCAGTCCACCGGAGGGATATGCCCGGTGGACGCTGAGCCTGCTGGTGCGTGAAGTCGTAGGACGGGGAATCGTGCCTCACGTAGGCATGGAGACGGTGCGCGAGCTCCTGCAGCGGCATGACTTGAAGCCGTGGCGGGAAAAAAAGGTGGTGCGTGCCCAGCCTGGATGCCCAGTACGTCCAGCGCATGGAGGACGTGCTGGCCCTTTACGAGAAGCCCTTCAGCCGACGTGA
- a CDS encoding response regulator, whose product MTAPTVLISDDEPLVVSALAREAKRSGLVCVSDTTSEHVMELARKHRPAVIILDINQHQDGRDLLAQLKKDPVTRDSKVIMLSGVEDQFTRHVCFELGADDYEVKPCDPTFMTRIARMAAAAVRPPASPEAA is encoded by the coding sequence ATGACTGCTCCCACTGTCCTCATCTCGGATGATGAGCCCCTTGTCGTGTCCGCACTCGCCCGGGAGGCCAAGCGCTCCGGCCTCGTCTGCGTGTCCGACACCACCTCCGAACATGTGATGGAGCTGGCCCGCAAACACCGGCCCGCGGTCATCATCCTGGACATCAATCAGCACCAGGATGGACGCGACCTGCTCGCGCAGCTGAAGAAGGACCCCGTCACCCGCGACAGCAAGGTCATCATGCTCAGCGGCGTGGAGGATCAGTTCACCCGCCACGTGTGCTTCGAGCTGGGCGCCGACGACTACGAAGTGAAGCCGTGCGACCCCACCTTCATGACCCGCATCGCCCGCATGGCCGCCGCCGCCGTGCGCCCCCCCGCTTCGCCCGAAGCCGCCTGA
- the rpe gene encoding ribulose-phosphate 3-epimerase codes for MTRPVRISPSLLSCDFSRLGEEVRAIEAAGADWIHVDVMDGRFVPNLTLGPVIVEAIKRVATKPLDVHLMIVEPEKYVEAFAKAGADVLTVHQEASPHLHRTLQTIRQAGAKPAVVLNPGTPLSAIEEVLGDVDMVLLMSVNPGFGGQSFIESTVDKVRRLRAMLDARGLKDVDIEVDGGINAQTAKRVVDAGATVLVAGSYVFGAKDYAQAIRSLRPA; via the coding sequence ATGACCCGCCCCGTCCGCATCTCTCCGTCGCTGCTCTCCTGTGATTTCAGCCGCCTGGGAGAGGAGGTCCGCGCCATCGAGGCCGCCGGCGCGGATTGGATTCACGTGGATGTCATGGATGGCAGGTTCGTGCCCAACCTCACGTTGGGGCCGGTCATCGTGGAGGCCATCAAGCGGGTGGCGACGAAGCCGCTGGACGTGCACCTGATGATTGTCGAGCCGGAGAAGTACGTGGAGGCGTTCGCGAAGGCGGGGGCGGACGTGCTGACGGTGCACCAGGAGGCGAGCCCCCACCTGCACCGCACGTTGCAGACCATCCGTCAGGCGGGGGCGAAGCCCGCGGTGGTGTTGAACCCGGGCACGCCGCTGTCGGCGATTGAAGAGGTGCTCGGGGACGTGGACATGGTGCTCTTGATGAGCGTGAACCCGGGGTTTGGGGGGCAGTCGTTCATCGAGTCCACGGTGGACAAGGTCCGCCGGCTGCGCGCGATGTTGGACGCGCGGGGGCTGAAGGACGTGGACATCGAGGTGGACGGCGGCATCAACGCGCAGACGGCGAAGCGCGTGGTGGACGCGGGGGCGACGGTGCTGGTGGCGGGCAGCTACGTGTTTGGCGCGAAGGACTACGCGCAGGCCATCCGTTCGCTGCGGCCGGCGTGA
- a CDS encoding HD family phosphohydrolase: MLPQSVPASPNLSRRLAKLTSILDVAKAMSAERDLDLLLPLILYEATKVVESDRCSLFILDRERDELWSKVAQGSKNEIRLPSGSGIAGQVAQTGAVINIPDAYADPRFNSSFDVSSGYRTHTILCVPMRDANGDVTGVIQALNKRGGQVFDAEDEELLLALGAQAAGAIENALLHEEINRLFEGFVSASVVAIEARDPTTAGHSGRVADLTVSLAQALEHHTTGPYAQTRFTAVELQELRYASLLHDFGKVGVRENVLVKAEKLYPHELEALRARFQLARKDLQLQSSRRRLAAVEVRGLAALPSIHQEEDARLGQELAQLDEVMGFLLTCNKPTVLAQGNFERLLELGKLTFTDAHDHGQALLLPHEIQSLSITRGTLSPEERREIESHVEHTYRFLSQIPWTRALRRVPEIAYAHHEKLDGTGYPRAVPEIPVQSRMMSICDIYDALTASDRPYKKAVPHALALDILKKEAGSGQLDRDLFTIFVEAEIPRRALKKSPA; the protein is encoded by the coding sequence GTGCTTCCCCAGTCCGTGCCCGCCTCCCCCAACCTGTCCCGCCGGCTCGCGAAGCTGACGTCCATCCTGGATGTCGCCAAGGCGATGAGCGCCGAGCGCGACCTGGACCTGCTGCTGCCCCTCATCCTCTATGAGGCCACCAAGGTCGTGGAGTCGGACCGCTGCTCGCTCTTCATCCTGGACCGCGAGCGCGATGAGCTCTGGAGCAAGGTGGCCCAGGGCTCCAAGAACGAGATCCGCCTCCCCTCGGGCAGCGGCATCGCCGGACAGGTCGCCCAGACGGGCGCCGTCATCAACATCCCCGACGCCTACGCCGACCCCCGCTTCAACAGCTCCTTCGACGTCTCCAGCGGCTACCGCACCCACACCATCCTCTGCGTCCCCATGCGCGACGCCAACGGGGACGTGACGGGCGTCATCCAGGCCCTCAACAAGCGCGGCGGGCAGGTGTTCGACGCGGAGGACGAGGAGCTGCTGCTCGCCCTGGGAGCCCAGGCCGCTGGCGCGATTGAGAACGCCCTCCTCCATGAGGAAATCAACCGCCTCTTCGAGGGCTTCGTCTCCGCGTCCGTCGTCGCCATCGAGGCGCGCGACCCGACCACCGCCGGCCACTCCGGCCGCGTCGCGGACCTCACCGTGTCCCTGGCCCAGGCGCTGGAGCACCACACCACCGGCCCCTATGCCCAGACGCGCTTCACCGCCGTGGAGCTGCAGGAGCTGCGGTACGCGTCGCTCCTGCATGACTTCGGCAAGGTGGGCGTGCGCGAGAACGTGCTCGTCAAGGCGGAGAAGCTGTACCCGCATGAGCTGGAGGCGCTGCGCGCCCGCTTCCAGTTGGCTCGCAAGGACCTGCAGCTACAGAGCTCCCGGCGCCGGCTGGCCGCCGTGGAGGTCCGCGGGCTGGCCGCCCTGCCCTCCATCCACCAGGAGGAGGACGCGCGGCTGGGCCAGGAGCTGGCCCAGTTGGATGAGGTGATGGGCTTCCTGCTCACCTGCAACAAGCCCACGGTGCTCGCGCAGGGCAACTTCGAGCGGCTGCTGGAATTGGGCAAGCTCACGTTCACGGATGCGCACGACCATGGGCAGGCGCTGCTCTTGCCCCATGAAATCCAATCCCTCTCCATCACCCGCGGCACGCTCTCCCCGGAGGAGCGCCGCGAAATCGAGAGCCACGTCGAGCACACGTACCGCTTCCTGTCGCAGATTCCGTGGACCCGCGCGCTGCGCCGCGTGCCGGAGATTGCCTACGCGCACCACGAGAAGCTGGATGGCACGGGCTACCCTCGCGCCGTCCCGGAGATCCCGGTGCAGTCCCGGATGATGTCCATCTGCGACATCTACGACGCGCTCACCGCGAGCGACCGGCCCTACAAGAAGGCCGTGCCGCACGCGCTCGCGCTGGACATCCTCAAGAAGGAGGCGGGGTCCGGACAGCTCGACAGGGACCTCTTCACCATCTTCGTCGAGGCGGAGATTCCCCGCCGGGCCCTCAAGAAGAGCCCGGCGTAG
- the pyk gene encoding pyruvate kinase, which produces MRRAKIVCTLGPASQTPEMLEALLEAGMDVARLNFSHGSHEQHQANIDMLRAASLKVRKAVGILGDLQGPKIRTGRFVTGSTELKHGATFHITTDETVKGTDEIVSTTYPHLAADVNPGDRILLDDGLLELRVVETDKKQLIKTEVVHGGILKNNKGINLPGVAVRADALTPKDREDLIFGLKAGVDYIALSFVRQPSDLDSARQAMAEVGRTVPIISKLEKPEAIARLDAILDKTDGVMVARGDLGVEIPPEEVPAVQKDIIRRSNLRGLPVIVATQMLNSMIDNPRPTRAEASDVANAVYDGADALMLSGETASGKFPLDSVQMMERIILAAESSSRAQLQPRVIEAPLGLPLHFPDVIARVACEAAKASGASLIAAFTLSGVTARLLAHYRPTVPIVAFSPNQEVRRRLALLWGVVPRVLEPIQETETMLRRVEEELVSRGLARKGDRIVVVFGAPVGQPGKINSLRLHTISA; this is translated from the coding sequence ATGCGACGAGCAAAGATTGTCTGCACCCTCGGCCCCGCCAGTCAGACCCCGGAGATGTTGGAAGCGCTGCTGGAGGCCGGCATGGACGTGGCCCGGCTCAACTTCTCCCACGGCAGCCACGAGCAGCATCAGGCGAACATCGACATGCTGCGCGCGGCCTCGCTGAAGGTGCGCAAGGCGGTGGGCATCCTGGGGGACCTGCAGGGCCCCAAGATTCGCACCGGCCGCTTCGTCACCGGCAGCACGGAGCTGAAGCACGGCGCCACCTTCCACATCACCACCGACGAGACGGTGAAGGGCACGGACGAAATCGTGTCCACCACGTACCCGCACCTGGCGGCGGACGTGAACCCGGGCGACCGCATCCTGCTGGATGACGGCCTCCTGGAGCTGCGCGTCGTGGAGACGGACAAGAAGCAGCTCATCAAGACGGAAGTGGTCCACGGCGGCATCCTGAAGAACAACAAGGGCATCAACCTGCCCGGCGTGGCGGTGCGCGCGGACGCGCTCACGCCCAAGGACCGCGAGGACCTCATCTTCGGCCTCAAGGCGGGCGTGGACTACATCGCGCTGTCCTTCGTGCGTCAGCCGTCCGACCTGGACTCCGCTCGCCAGGCCATGGCGGAGGTGGGCCGCACGGTGCCCATCATCTCCAAGCTGGAGAAGCCGGAGGCCATCGCGCGCCTGGACGCCATCCTCGACAAGACGGACGGCGTGATGGTGGCCCGCGGCGACCTGGGCGTGGAGATTCCCCCCGAAGAGGTGCCGGCCGTCCAGAAGGACATCATCCGGCGCTCCAACCTGCGCGGCCTGCCCGTCATCGTGGCCACGCAGATGCTCAACTCGATGATCGACAACCCGCGCCCCACGCGCGCGGAGGCAAGCGACGTGGCCAACGCCGTCTACGACGGCGCGGACGCGCTGATGCTCTCGGGTGAGACGGCGAGCGGCAAGTTCCCCCTGGACTCCGTGCAGATGATGGAGCGCATCATCCTGGCGGCCGAGTCCTCGTCCCGCGCGCAGCTCCAGCCGCGCGTGATTGAGGCCCCGCTGGGCCTGCCGCTGCACTTCCCGGACGTCATCGCGCGCGTGGCGTGCGAGGCGGCCAAGGCCAGCGGCGCCTCGCTCATCGCGGCCTTCACGCTGTCCGGCGTGACGGCGCGCCTGCTCGCACACTACCGGCCCACGGTGCCGATTGTGGCGTTCAGCCCGAACCAGGAAGTGCGCCGCCGCCTGGCGCTGCTCTGGGGCGTGGTGCCGCGCGTGCTGGAGCCCATCCAGGAGACGGAGACCATGCTCCGCCGCGTGGAGGAGGAGCTGGTGTCGCGCGGGCTGGCGCGCAAGGGCGACCGCATCGTGGTGGTGTTCGGCGCGCCGGTGGGCCAGCCGGGGAAGATCAACAGCCTCCGGCTGCACACCATCAGCGCCTGA